In Nematostella vectensis chromosome 11, jaNemVect1.1, whole genome shotgun sequence, a genomic segment contains:
- the LOC5518387 gene encoding delta-like protein 1, whose product MISIMTITLFTSTLVTRPSLLSATCATSTQGSVLTSHVINVTNQKTALDCYYHCLGHAFCQSLNYHVSTKLCEINNRTASGRDSYLRAKDDGVYFENPNRVTVGSSASFQAFSCQDVKDGSISPASGVFWVLSNQVYCDMQNTNPSSCPDPFCENGGTCKVLSGGYHCTCAINFQGLRCDKAGDPCLSNPCLNNGTCSATNQNYSCSCQRFFNGTNCENDAAPECRNYQVLSDKERHVTIPTTVDQSDELLPVTWYRFTHEAGNRMPTTCPASNNLCGAVMPGWLNGAEPAMEEGAVTRRACFYFSGDCCNLENTIKIRNCGSYFVYYLEKIPFNGFLRYCGAW is encoded by the exons ATGATTTCCATAATGACTATCACGCTCTTCACGAGTACGCTCGTTACCCGGCCGAGTCTTCTCTCCGCTACTTGTGCTACATCAACACAGGGATCGGTCCTTACAAGTCATGTGATTAATGTGACCAATCAGAAGACTGCTCTAGACTGCTACTATCATTGCCTCGGTCACGCGTTCTGTCAGAGTTTGAACTATCACGTCTCTACTAAACTTTGCGAGATCAATAACCGTACGGCCTCCGGGAGGGACAGCTATCTACGAGCCAAGGACGACGGTGTCTACTTTGAAAATCCAAATAGAG TGACGGTAGGATCTAGTGCTAGTTTCCAGGCCTTCTCGTGCCAGGATGTCAAGGATGGGTCAATCAGCCCTGCCAGTGGTGTATTCTGGGTATTGAGTAACCAGGTCTACTGTGACATGCAGAACACAA ATCCCAGCTCGTGCCCAGATCCCTTTTGCGAAAACGGCGGGACATGCAAAGTGCTCAGCGGTGGTTATCATTGCACATGCGCAATAAATTTCCAAGGACTACGCTGCGACAAAG CTGGGGACCCGTGCCTGTCAAATCCCTGCCTTAACAATGGGACGTGCTCCGCGACAAACCAAAATTACAGCTGCTCGTGCCAGAGATTCTTTAACGGAACCAACTGCGAAAACGATGCAG ccCCAGAATGTAGAAACTATCAAGTACTTTCGGATAAAGAAAGACACGTGACCATTCCCACAACAGTGGACCAATCTGACGAGCTTCTTCCAGTCACGTGGTATCGGTTTACTCACGAGGCTGGCAATAGAATGCCAACCACGTGTCCAGCGAGTAACAATCTTTGTGGTGCTGTGATGCCGGGATGGCTCAATGGAGCTGAGCCTGCGATGGAAGAGGGAGCGGTTACTCGCAGAGCGTGTTTTTACTTCAGTGGTGACTGCTGCAATCTTGAGAATACCATCAAAATTCGCAATTGCGGGTCGTATTTTGTCTATTATTTGGAAAAGATTCCTTTTAATGGTTTCCTGAGATATTGCGGAGCGTGGTAG